A stretch of the Mycobacterium shigaense genome encodes the following:
- a CDS encoding NAD(P)H-dependent amine dehydrogenase family protein — protein MPNTYRVVQWNTGNVGKSSLKSIVGNPTLELVGCYAWSPEKAGRDAGELAGIPPLGITATNDIDELLALKPDCVVYNPMWISVDELVRILSAGVNIVTTASFITGHNLSDGRDRLLEAAEKGRATIFGSGVSPGFAELLAIVSAMVCNRIDKVTVNEAADTTFYDSPETEKPVGFGQPIDHPDLQAMAAKGTAIFGEAVRLVGDALGVELDEVKCVAEFAQTTEDLVMASWTIPAGHVAGTYISWQGIVGSKPLIDLNVRWKKGQTLDPDWQIEQDGWVIQIDGQPTVTTKVGFLPPPYFEATTLEEFMDLGHIMTAVPAINAIPAVVAAAPGIATYADLPLTLPRGFAKTS, from the coding sequence GTGCCAAACACCTATCGCGTCGTGCAGTGGAACACCGGAAACGTCGGAAAGAGCTCGCTGAAATCGATCGTCGGCAACCCCACCCTGGAACTGGTCGGGTGCTACGCCTGGTCACCGGAGAAGGCCGGGCGCGACGCCGGCGAGCTCGCCGGGATCCCGCCGCTCGGGATCACGGCCACCAACGACATCGACGAGCTACTGGCGCTCAAGCCCGACTGCGTGGTCTACAACCCGATGTGGATCAGCGTCGACGAACTGGTGCGCATCCTGTCCGCCGGCGTCAACATCGTGACCACGGCGTCGTTCATCACCGGGCACAACCTCAGCGATGGCCGCGACCGGCTGCTGGAGGCCGCCGAGAAAGGCCGCGCGACGATCTTCGGGTCCGGCGTCAGCCCGGGCTTCGCCGAACTGCTGGCCATCGTGTCGGCCATGGTCTGCAACCGGATCGACAAGGTCACCGTCAACGAGGCCGCCGACACCACCTTCTACGACTCGCCGGAGACCGAGAAGCCGGTCGGCTTCGGCCAGCCGATCGACCACCCCGACCTGCAGGCCATGGCCGCCAAGGGCACGGCCATCTTCGGCGAGGCCGTCCGGCTGGTGGGCGACGCGCTGGGTGTCGAGCTCGACGAGGTGAAGTGTGTCGCCGAGTTCGCCCAGACCACCGAGGACCTCGTGATGGCGTCCTGGACCATCCCCGCCGGGCACGTTGCGGGCACCTACATCAGCTGGCAGGGCATCGTCGGCAGCAAACCCCTCATCGACCTGAACGTCCGGTGGAAGAAGGGTCAGACGCTCGACCCCGACTGGCAGATCGAGCAGGACGGCTGGGTCATCCAGATCGACGGGCAACCGACGGTCACGACCAAGGTCGGCTTCCTGCCGCCGCCGTATTTCGAGGCCACGACGCTTGAGGAGTTCATGGACCTCGGCCACATCATGACGGCGGTCCCGGCCATCAACGCGATCCCCGCCGTCGTCGCCGCGGCGCCGGGCATCGCCACCTACGCCGATCTTCCGCTGACCCTGCCCCGGGGCTTCGCGAAGACGAGCTAG
- a CDS encoding DUF732 domain-containing protein, whose protein sequence is MSRLTVISTAALALSALLLPAPAVASAAPDSTSAYLATLSQYNVPYKDPLQIVQIGTALCHDLHHDNGDPQPAVQKIQNSGYTPQQAGVIAATAVLSFCPDMNEDTKKASKS, encoded by the coding sequence ATGAGCCGCCTCACAGTGATATCGACAGCAGCCCTCGCCCTGTCCGCGCTCCTGTTGCCCGCCCCGGCGGTCGCGAGCGCTGCTCCGGACAGCACCTCCGCCTATCTTGCGACTCTGTCGCAATACAACGTGCCCTACAAAGACCCGCTCCAGATCGTTCAGATCGGTACCGCGCTCTGCCACGACCTGCACCACGACAACGGTGACCCGCAACCGGCCGTGCAGAAGATCCAGAACTCTGGCTACACCCCTCAGCAGGCCGGCGTGATCGCCGCCACCGCGGTGTTGTCGTTCTGCCCGGACATGAACGAAGACACCAAGAAGGCCAGCAAGAGCTAG
- a CDS encoding GAP family protein, producing the protein MGPLLLALAGLALLDSLNVLNAGVVSAVIFSSRLSRRSPVPGALSFIAGVFAVTTAFGLGTVLGLTFLTHLVDFHVTPAIRFRGELILGAALVGLAFFPLTAQSSAPGWAMAAMRDRPWLLGLLGLAVGTGQAPTDVPYLTALAMLAALHPRPPIWPLMIVGYWAVALSPSLLILGLSMRQTVRAARIQRGIMRALTRYGPLSVRLLFLVFGVGLVADALVNHSALW; encoded by the coding sequence GTGGGACCACTGCTGCTGGCGCTGGCCGGCCTCGCGCTGCTGGACTCCCTGAATGTGTTGAATGCCGGCGTCGTCTCGGCCGTCATCTTCAGCAGCCGGCTCAGTCGCCGGTCACCGGTGCCGGGCGCCCTGAGCTTCATCGCCGGGGTGTTCGCCGTGACGACCGCCTTTGGCCTGGGCACGGTGCTCGGGCTGACCTTCTTGACTCACCTCGTCGATTTTCACGTCACACCGGCCATCCGGTTCCGGGGCGAACTGATCCTCGGCGCGGCCCTGGTCGGCCTGGCGTTCTTCCCGTTGACGGCACAGTCGTCCGCGCCCGGCTGGGCGATGGCCGCGATGCGGGACCGTCCATGGCTGCTCGGCCTGCTCGGGCTGGCGGTGGGCACCGGGCAGGCGCCGACCGATGTGCCGTATCTGACGGCCCTGGCGATGCTGGCCGCGCTGCATCCGCGCCCGCCGATCTGGCCGTTGATGATCGTCGGCTACTGGGCGGTAGCGCTATCGCCGTCGCTGCTGATCCTGGGTCTCTCGATGCGGCAAACGGTGCGCGCCGCACGCATCCAGCGCGGCATCATGCGCGCCCTCACCCGCTACGGCCCGCTCTCAGTTCGGCTGCTGTTCCTGGTGTTCGGCGTCGGTCTGGTCGCCGATGCGTTGGTCAACCACAGCGCGCTGTGGTGA
- a CDS encoding CsbD family protein: MSTEDKIKNKIEDLGGQAKEAVGRVTGDHDTKNEGRADQAKSSLKDAGEKVKDAFKK, from the coding sequence ATGAGCACCGAAGACAAGATCAAGAACAAGATCGAGGACCTCGGCGGACAGGCGAAGGAAGCCGTCGGCAGGGTGACCGGGGACCACGACACGAAGAACGAGGGCCGCGCGGACCAGGCCAAGTCCAGCCTGAAGGATGCCGGCGAGAAGGTGAAGGACGCCTTCAAGAAGTAG
- a CDS encoding cutinase family protein: MSVCILIAQRIGRAAAAVGAGAVLAAAAGLSAPAPPAHADCPDVDVVFARGTSEPPGVGGIGSGFVDALRGDLGGRTLAVYPVNYPASSDFGSPTFPATFIDGIRDASSHIESMAASCPKTREVLGGFSQGAAVAGFVTSSAVPKGVSADSVPAPMPPDVANHVAAVVLFGTPSNQFLEHYGAPDIAIGPLYQPKTLQLCAPGDPICGGGSDGAAHASYVVNGMAGQGASYVVSHL, encoded by the coding sequence ATGAGCGTCTGCATATTGATTGCACAACGGATCGGCCGCGCGGCAGCGGCTGTCGGAGCGGGAGCGGTGCTGGCCGCCGCGGCCGGGCTGAGCGCACCGGCGCCCCCGGCCCACGCCGACTGCCCCGATGTCGATGTGGTGTTCGCCCGCGGCACCAGTGAACCGCCCGGTGTTGGCGGCATCGGTTCGGGCTTCGTCGACGCCCTGCGCGGCGACCTCGGTGGACGGACGCTCGCGGTGTATCCGGTGAACTATCCGGCCAGCAGCGACTTCGGCAGCCCCACCTTCCCGGCGACATTCATCGACGGGATTCGCGACGCCAGCTCGCACATCGAGTCGATGGCGGCCAGCTGCCCCAAGACCCGGGAGGTGCTGGGCGGTTTCTCGCAGGGCGCGGCGGTGGCGGGCTTCGTCACGTCATCGGCTGTCCCGAAGGGCGTTTCCGCCGACTCAGTCCCCGCCCCTATGCCGCCCGACGTCGCCAACCACGTCGCCGCCGTCGTCCTCTTCGGCACACCGTCGAATCAGTTCCTTGAGCATTACGGCGCGCCAGACATCGCCATCGGACCGCTGTATCAGCCCAAGACGCTGCAGTTGTGTGCCCCGGGCGATCCGATTTGCGGCGGCGGCAGCGACGGCGCGGCCCACGCTTCGTATGTCGTGAACGGCATGGCGGGACAGGGCGCGAGCTACGTCGTCAGCCACCTGTAG
- a CDS encoding SDR family NAD(P)-dependent oxidoreductase, protein MRVLITGGTGFVGGWTAKAISDAGHSVRFLVRNPDRLHTSVAQLGVDVSDVAVGDITDRVSVREAMQGCDAVVHGAALVATDPRQTNEMLTTNMQGAQNVLGQAVELGLDPIVHVSSFTALFHPHLEILTADLPVVGGADGYGTSKAQVDIYARGLQDAGAPVNITYPGMVLGPPVGNQYGEAGQGVRSLLDLHFVPGRGAAWLIVDARDVAALHAALLEPGRGPRRYMAGGHRVPVTELASMFGELGNTTMVPVPVPDTLIRAAGAVLDLATPYLPFSTPFTAAGMQYYTQMPASDDSPSERDLGVVYRDPYETVADTIEALRAGG, encoded by the coding sequence ATGCGCGTTCTGATCACGGGTGGGACAGGATTCGTCGGCGGGTGGACCGCCAAGGCCATTTCCGACGCGGGGCATTCGGTGCGTTTCCTGGTGCGCAACCCCGATCGGCTGCACACGTCGGTCGCCCAGCTGGGGGTCGACGTGTCGGACGTCGCGGTGGGCGACATCACTGATCGCGTCTCGGTCCGGGAGGCGATGCAGGGTTGCGACGCCGTCGTGCACGGCGCCGCGCTGGTCGCAACCGACCCGCGCCAGACCAACGAGATGCTGACGACGAACATGCAGGGCGCGCAGAATGTGCTCGGGCAGGCCGTCGAGCTGGGCCTGGACCCGATCGTGCACGTGTCGAGCTTCACCGCGCTGTTTCACCCCCACCTGGAGATCCTGACGGCGGATCTGCCGGTGGTCGGCGGGGCGGACGGCTACGGAACGTCCAAGGCGCAGGTCGACATCTACGCCCGCGGGCTGCAGGACGCCGGCGCGCCGGTCAACATCACCTATCCCGGCATGGTCCTCGGGCCGCCCGTCGGCAACCAATACGGTGAGGCCGGCCAGGGGGTGCGGTCGCTGTTAGACCTGCACTTCGTTCCGGGTCGCGGAGCGGCCTGGCTGATCGTGGACGCCCGCGACGTGGCCGCGCTGCACGCGGCGCTGCTGGAACCCGGGCGCGGACCGCGGCGCTACATGGCCGGCGGTCACCGCGTCCCCGTCACCGAGTTGGCGAGCATGTTCGGCGAGTTGGGGAACACGACGATGGTTCCCGTGCCGGTTCCTGACACCCTGATCCGGGCCGCGGGAGCCGTTCTCGACCTTGCCACTCCGTATCTGCCGTTCAGCACGCCGTTCACCGCGGCCGGGATGCAGTACTACACCCAGATGCCGGCGTCCGACGATTCGCCGAGCGAGCGCGACCTCGGCGTCGTCTATCGGGATCCCTATGAAACGGTGGCCGACACCATCGAGGCGCTGCGCGCCGGCGGCTAG
- a CDS encoding PPOX class F420-dependent oxidoreductase codes for MAASFSDVIKSKYLLLTTFTKDGRPKPTAIWGVPDGDTLLVITDDGSWKTKRINNTPRVTIAKSGSLGKKKSDEVEGIARVLPRSETRRVYNAVLKRYWYHAPWFYVHSIVRGGIDKVHVGLEIKPGT; via the coding sequence GTGGCTGCCAGTTTCTCCGACGTCATCAAGTCGAAGTACCTGCTGTTGACGACGTTCACCAAAGACGGCCGCCCGAAGCCGACCGCCATCTGGGGAGTCCCCGACGGCGACACGCTCCTGGTGATCACCGACGACGGGTCGTGGAAGACGAAGCGGATCAACAACACGCCCAGGGTGACGATCGCCAAGAGCGGGTCGTTGGGCAAGAAGAAGAGCGACGAGGTCGAGGGCATCGCCCGGGTGCTGCCCAGGTCCGAGACGCGGCGCGTCTACAACGCGGTGCTCAAGCGGTACTGGTATCACGCGCCGTGGTTCTACGTGCACTCGATCGTGCGCGGCGGCATCGACAAGGTGCACGTCGGCCTGGAGATCAAACCGGGCACCTGA
- a CDS encoding LLM class flavin-dependent oxidoreductase, whose product MGDFRVGVMDPIIASRPSAEVFTRADYFSAVARGVDSFWVPDHLNQLFPRSLWKQKYCGATRIMPTIDAAMEPWTMLGHLSGRHRLGRLRLGVGVTDTGRRNPAVTAQAAATLHLLTRGRAILGIGPGEREGNEPYGVDWSKPVARFEEAMATIRALWNSGGELVNRDSPFFPLRDALFDLPPYRGNWPEIWIAAHGPRMLRAAGRYADAYYPAFAHRPVDYKQRLDAVRSAASDAGRDPMAILPAIQLFVVTGRTHEDVDEALDSRMVRAFGLNSPDEVFGRHGLQHPLGAGFSGAQDILPSGIDEQAALSHTAAIPPEVIRDSALCGTPDEVVDQVAQWRDNGVRYAVLANLSMLQRSLRKGLASAQAFGRIVQGVKKL is encoded by the coding sequence GTGGGCGATTTTCGTGTGGGTGTGATGGACCCGATTATTGCGTCCCGGCCGTCGGCCGAGGTGTTCACCCGGGCCGATTACTTCAGCGCGGTCGCCAGGGGCGTGGACTCGTTCTGGGTTCCCGACCACCTCAACCAGTTGTTCCCGCGCTCGTTGTGGAAGCAAAAGTATTGCGGTGCAACGAGAATCATGCCGACCATCGACGCCGCAATGGAACCCTGGACCATGCTCGGGCACCTCTCCGGTCGCCACCGGCTCGGCCGGCTACGCCTTGGCGTCGGAGTGACCGACACCGGCCGCCGCAATCCCGCCGTCACCGCGCAGGCGGCCGCGACGCTGCACCTGCTCACCCGCGGGCGGGCGATCTTGGGCATCGGCCCCGGTGAACGCGAGGGCAACGAGCCCTACGGCGTTGACTGGTCCAAACCGGTCGCGCGTTTCGAGGAGGCGATGGCCACCATTCGCGCGCTGTGGAACTCGGGTGGCGAGCTGGTCAACCGGGACTCGCCGTTCTTTCCGCTGCGCGATGCCCTGTTCGATCTGCCGCCCTATCGGGGGAACTGGCCCGAGATCTGGATCGCGGCCCACGGGCCCCGGATGCTGCGCGCCGCCGGGCGCTACGCCGACGCCTACTATCCCGCCTTCGCGCACCGGCCGGTGGACTACAAGCAGCGACTGGATGCCGTCCGGTCCGCCGCCTCGGACGCCGGCCGCGACCCCATGGCTATCCTCCCGGCGATCCAGCTGTTCGTCGTCACCGGCCGCACCCACGAGGACGTCGACGAGGCGCTCGACTCCAGAATGGTCCGGGCCTTCGGCCTGAACTCGCCCGACGAGGTCTTCGGCCGCCACGGTTTGCAACATCCACTGGGAGCGGGCTTTTCGGGCGCGCAGGACATCCTGCCCTCCGGCATAGACGAACAGGCCGCCTTGTCCCACACGGCCGCCATCCCGCCGGAGGTGATCAGGGACTCGGCGCTGTGCGGCACCCCCGATGAAGTCGTCGACCAGGTCGCGCAGTGGCGGGACAACGGAGTCCGCTACGCCGTGCTGGCCAATCTGAGCATGTTGCAGCGCAGCCTGCGCAAGGGGCTTGCGTCGGCGCAGGCGTTCGGCCGGATCGTGCAAGGGGTCAAGAAGTTGTGA
- a CDS encoding aldehyde dehydrogenase: MYERDELFIDGKWAAPQSESVIVVVSPHSEAVIGRAACAGPMDVNRAIGAARAAFDTGPWPRMRPAERVEALGRLAAIYQERRAEMAELISAEIGAPISFAKMAQVRLPLTMISVFCGLAADYQWSQERLGLYGNNIRIAKRPVGVVAAIVPWNMPQFLTVTKVVPALLAGCSVVLKPAPESVLDAQLLAELVAAADLPPGVLNVVPGGRQVGELLVSHGGVDKVSFTGSTAAGRQVARACADGLRQVSLELGGKSAAVVLDDADPAATATGIQMASLANSGQVCNALSRILVPESRKDEFVDALAAGMQAMTVGDPADPDTQIGPLVAQRQQERVRGYIESGESEGARLVIGGADMPDGLETGWYVRPTLFSEASNDMRIAREEIFGPVLTVISYRDEDEAIRIANDSEYGLAGSVFTADVERGYGVAARVRSGTFGVNEGYIMDPAAPFGGVKNSGYGRELGPEGIDSYTVSQSISVAAGH, from the coding sequence ATGTACGAGAGAGACGAACTCTTCATCGACGGCAAGTGGGCGGCACCGCAATCCGAGTCGGTCATCGTGGTGGTGTCGCCGCACAGCGAAGCGGTGATCGGCCGCGCCGCGTGCGCGGGACCCATGGATGTGAATCGGGCTATCGGGGCCGCCCGGGCCGCCTTCGATACCGGGCCGTGGCCGCGCATGCGGCCGGCCGAACGCGTCGAGGCGCTGGGCCGGCTGGCCGCGATCTATCAGGAGCGCCGGGCCGAGATGGCCGAGCTGATCTCCGCGGAGATCGGGGCTCCGATCAGCTTCGCCAAAATGGCGCAGGTGCGCCTGCCGTTGACCATGATCTCGGTTTTTTGCGGCCTGGCGGCCGATTACCAGTGGTCCCAAGAGCGACTGGGATTGTACGGCAACAACATTCGGATCGCCAAGCGGCCGGTGGGAGTCGTCGCCGCGATCGTCCCGTGGAACATGCCGCAGTTCCTCACCGTGACCAAGGTGGTGCCGGCGCTGCTGGCGGGATGTTCGGTGGTACTCAAGCCCGCGCCGGAGTCGGTGCTCGACGCGCAGTTGCTGGCCGAGCTGGTCGCCGCGGCCGATCTACCTCCCGGTGTGCTCAACGTGGTGCCCGGCGGCCGCCAGGTCGGCGAACTTCTGGTCAGCCACGGCGGTGTGGACAAAGTGTCGTTCACCGGCTCCACCGCGGCCGGACGCCAGGTCGCCCGCGCGTGCGCCGACGGACTCAGGCAGGTGAGCCTCGAATTGGGCGGCAAGTCCGCGGCGGTCGTGCTCGACGACGCCGACCCCGCGGCGACGGCCACCGGGATCCAGATGGCCAGCCTGGCCAACAGCGGACAGGTGTGCAACGCGCTCAGCCGCATCCTCGTGCCCGAGTCACGCAAGGACGAATTCGTCGACGCGCTGGCGGCCGGGATGCAGGCGATGACGGTGGGCGACCCGGCGGACCCTGACACCCAGATCGGTCCGCTGGTGGCACAGCGCCAACAAGAGCGTGTACGCGGCTACATCGAATCGGGCGAAAGCGAGGGAGCCCGCCTGGTGATCGGTGGTGCGGACATGCCCGACGGCCTCGAAACCGGTTGGTACGTAAGGCCGACGCTGTTCAGCGAGGCAAGCAACGACATGCGGATCGCCCGTGAGGAGATCTTCGGCCCGGTGCTGACCGTCATCTCCTACCGCGACGAAGACGAGGCGATCCGGATCGCCAACGATTCCGAGTACGGTTTGGCCGGTTCGGTGTTCACCGCCGACGTCGAGCGCGGCTACGGCGTCGCGGCCCGGGTACGGTCCGGTACCTTCGGGGTCAACGAGGGCTACATCATGGATCCGGCGGCGCCCTTCGGGGGTGTCAAGAACAGCGGCTACGGTCGTGAACTCGGGCCCGAGGGCATCGACAGTTACACGGTGAGTCAATCGATTTCGGTTGCCGCCGGGCACTGA
- a CDS encoding SDR family NAD(P)-dependent oxidoreductase, with the protein MVAKTAVVTGGASGIGRAVAERLRRDGLRVAVIDRSPTDDEFGYLADVTDRAQVDAAVSAIREALGPILVLVNAAGVEGFKKFLDMSFADWTRVINVDLHGVFHTTQAVLPDMVEAGWGRIVNISSSSTHSGQPFMAHYVAAKSAVNGLTKSLALEYGPSGITVNAVPPGFVDTPMLRSAERRHLLGGTVVEHIARTPVRRVGRPEDIAAACAFFVSDEAGYITGQILGVNGGRNT; encoded by the coding sequence TTGGTTGCCAAGACGGCTGTGGTGACCGGTGGTGCATCGGGAATCGGCCGCGCCGTCGCCGAACGATTGCGCCGCGACGGACTCCGGGTGGCCGTCATCGATCGTTCCCCCACCGACGACGAATTCGGCTACCTTGCTGACGTCACCGACCGCGCGCAGGTGGACGCCGCCGTCTCGGCGATCCGCGAGGCGCTCGGCCCGATTCTGGTGCTGGTCAACGCGGCCGGGGTGGAAGGCTTCAAGAAGTTCCTGGACATGTCGTTTGCCGATTGGACCAGGGTGATCAACGTCGACCTGCACGGCGTCTTCCACACCACTCAGGCGGTGCTGCCCGACATGGTGGAGGCGGGGTGGGGACGCATCGTCAACATCTCGTCGTCGAGCACCCACTCCGGGCAGCCGTTCATGGCCCACTACGTGGCAGCCAAGTCGGCCGTCAACGGGCTGACCAAGTCGCTGGCTCTCGAATACGGCCCGAGCGGCATCACCGTCAACGCCGTACCGCCGGGATTCGTCGACACCCCGATGCTGCGCAGCGCCGAGCGGCGCCACCTGCTCGGCGGCACCGTGGTGGAGCACATCGCGCGCACGCCGGTCCGGCGGGTCGGCCGGCCCGAGGACATCGCGGCCGCGTGTGCCTTCTTCGTCTCCGACGAGGCCGGCTACATCACCGGCCAGATCCTCGGCGTCAACGGCGGTCGAAACACCTAG
- a CDS encoding rhomboid-like protein, giving the protein MTALYAVALVTVAITLSQFGSATREVVVSQMSTNLHNLSHGRLSTLVGSAFVSDGDNIAAWLPGLVCLLALGELIWRGRGLLLAFAVGHVGATLLVAIWLTFAVQAGWLPTSIAHATDVGVSYGAVSVLGALTASIPSRWRAMWAGWWLGVAVTAALSMDFTTIGHVLALLLGIGLSFRLPSLARWTPLHSGLFLVAVAFVYFVLCGPTVEAVAGGLTGTLFGFLASPNLRPFAKSRVPLQQPEVVAQPC; this is encoded by the coding sequence GTGACGGCGCTTTACGCGGTGGCACTCGTCACTGTCGCGATCACCCTGTCGCAATTCGGTTCGGCCACACGCGAAGTCGTCGTGAGCCAAATGAGCACCAACCTGCACAACTTGTCGCATGGGCGCCTGAGCACGCTCGTTGGTAGCGCCTTCGTCAGCGACGGCGACAACATCGCCGCGTGGCTGCCCGGTCTGGTCTGCCTGCTGGCGCTGGGCGAACTCATCTGGCGCGGACGGGGTTTGCTTCTCGCCTTCGCGGTGGGCCACGTGGGTGCGACTCTGCTCGTCGCGATCTGGCTGACCTTCGCCGTGCAAGCCGGCTGGCTGCCCACCTCCATCGCGCACGCGACGGACGTGGGCGTGAGTTATGGCGCGGTGAGTGTGCTTGGCGCGTTGACCGCGTCGATCCCGTCGCGCTGGCGCGCCATGTGGGCGGGCTGGTGGCTCGGCGTTGCGGTGACGGCGGCGCTGAGCATGGACTTCACCACCATCGGTCACGTGCTGGCGCTGCTGCTCGGCATCGGTTTGTCCTTCCGGCTGCCGTCCCTGGCGCGCTGGACGCCCCTGCACAGCGGGCTGTTCCTGGTCGCCGTCGCATTCGTGTACTTCGTGCTGTGCGGGCCCACGGTCGAGGCGGTCGCCGGCGGACTGACCGGAACCCTGTTCGGCTTCCTGGCGAGCCCGAACCTGCGCCCGTTCGCCAAGAGCCGGGTTCCGCTGCAGCAACCGGAGGTTGTGGCCCAGCCCTGTTAG
- a CDS encoding amidohydrolase family protein: protein MDIIDAQVHANMLGTDVALAIMDALGIQAAVFDEFESANEDGTLRPGYRLCNGSFRNVGPNAEAAALQHPDRFAFLMRVDPTDPGLESWIETLTAAPGFKALRATVFTPAEGAVFERGEHDRLLWAAQSHNLPVFVTCPGRVPYLTPYVERFPGVQFVVDHCGVAFDAPPGQGSIDEALKLARYPNVAYKWAHAASFLSTEPHPFADLEPKLRGAVDAFGANRVMWASDYTMTRHRANWAETLFSIRDSPSLSDEEKAWILGRTARQILNWPPPQA from the coding sequence ATGGACATTATCGACGCGCAGGTGCACGCGAACATGCTGGGCACCGATGTCGCGCTGGCGATCATGGACGCGTTGGGCATCCAGGCGGCGGTGTTCGACGAATTCGAAAGCGCCAACGAAGACGGCACCCTGCGCCCGGGGTACCGCTTGTGCAATGGCTCCTTTCGCAACGTAGGACCCAACGCCGAGGCGGCCGCGTTGCAACACCCGGACCGGTTCGCCTTCCTGATGCGAGTGGACCCGACGGACCCCGGCCTCGAGTCGTGGATCGAGACGCTGACCGCCGCCCCCGGATTCAAGGCACTCCGCGCGACGGTCTTCACGCCCGCCGAGGGAGCGGTATTCGAGCGCGGCGAGCACGACCGGCTCCTGTGGGCCGCCCAATCGCACAACCTGCCCGTATTCGTCACGTGCCCGGGCCGGGTTCCGTATTTGACGCCTTACGTCGAACGTTTTCCGGGTGTCCAGTTCGTGGTGGACCATTGCGGTGTGGCATTCGACGCGCCGCCCGGCCAGGGCTCGATTGACGAGGCTTTGAAGCTGGCCCGCTATCCCAACGTCGCCTACAAATGGGCGCACGCCGCGTCCTTTCTTTCCACGGAGCCGCACCCGTTTGCCGATCTCGAGCCGAAATTACGCGGCGCGGTCGATGCTTTCGGGGCCAACCGCGTGATGTGGGCCAGCGATTACACGATGACGCGGCACCGTGCGAATTGGGCAGAGACCCTATTCAGCATTCGTGATTCCCCCTCACTGTCCGACGAAGAGAAGGCGTGGATTCTGGGGCGCACCGCACGGCAGATCCTGAACTGGCCGCCGCCGCAGGCCTAA
- a CDS encoding GGDEF domain-containing protein, translating to MPLSLARHLGSRATRRPRLSADAGSGFYSAHQTRLLRIYLAATTFLYLYGVVFSVLLHPGSRANHLGGIVAIGLGLGALAWLAVQPGRTAPATAAAMAATPVVMAFHVAITAEFACLIAPMFLAMYLRAFYPPRLGVALVIVLTVASVVALAVAPFHKLYIDYLIFTIAIVGAAEAFGVLMQALVGAACTDPLTGVLNRAGWEIATTNLLARARSSALTLTVIALDIDHFKKINDSAGHLAGDQHLVSRAESWRTMAPRDAVLARLGGDEFAVCLAEPAGAAPRAVDRFVADIRAYTPGTSIGVASASGADAEIAALLAAADSDLYAAK from the coding sequence ATGCCTCTTAGCCTCGCACGCCACCTCGGCAGTCGCGCCACCCGTCGACCGCGATTGAGCGCCGATGCCGGCAGCGGCTTTTACAGCGCGCATCAGACCCGGTTGCTGCGGATCTACTTGGCCGCGACGACGTTCCTTTACCTGTACGGCGTGGTGTTCAGTGTGTTGCTCCACCCGGGGTCGCGGGCCAACCACCTCGGCGGCATCGTCGCGATCGGCCTCGGCCTGGGGGCGCTGGCCTGGTTGGCCGTCCAGCCTGGCCGGACCGCGCCCGCGACAGCCGCCGCCATGGCGGCTACACCTGTGGTGATGGCCTTCCACGTCGCCATCACCGCCGAGTTCGCCTGCCTGATCGCGCCGATGTTCTTGGCGATGTATCTGCGGGCGTTCTACCCGCCGCGCCTCGGCGTGGCTCTGGTGATCGTGCTCACCGTGGCGTCGGTGGTCGCCCTCGCGGTCGCGCCGTTTCACAAGCTGTACATCGACTACCTGATCTTCACGATCGCGATCGTCGGGGCCGCCGAGGCGTTCGGCGTCCTGATGCAGGCCTTGGTTGGTGCGGCCTGCACTGACCCGCTGACCGGCGTGCTGAACCGAGCGGGGTGGGAGATCGCGACGACCAACCTGCTGGCGCGGGCCCGCTCCAGCGCGCTGACCCTCACTGTCATCGCGCTCGATATCGACCACTTCAAGAAGATCAATGACTCCGCGGGGCACCTCGCCGGCGATCAACACCTGGTCAGCCGCGCCGAGTCCTGGCGCACCATGGCACCCCGCGACGCCGTGTTGGCCAGGCTCGGTGGTGACGAGTTCGCCGTGTGCCTGGCGGAGCCCGCGGGGGCTGCACCGAGGGCGGTGGATCGGTTCGTCGCGGACATACGGGCGTACACGCCAGGGACCAGCATCGGCGTCGCGTCCGCGAGCGGGGCGGACGCCGAGATCGCCGCGCTGCTTGCGGCCGCCGACTCCGATCTGTATGCCGCCAAGTAA